The Microbacterium maritypicum genome contains a region encoding:
- a CDS encoding fumarylacetoacetate hydrolase family protein, which yields MKIARFSHDEAIMYGIIDERELVVLAGDPMFTGYETTGARVPLADAALLAPVIPRSKVVCVGKNYHDHAAEMGGEAPEEPLLFLKPNTAVIGPGDAIVRPTLSERTEYEGELVVVIGKIAKNVKAENALDYVLGYTIGNDVTARDLQRKDGQWSRAKGFDTFCPLGPVIETDFDPANATIETRVNGEVRQHAPLTDMIHSVPAIIEYASAVFTLLPGDVIMTGTPAGVGTFAAGDVVEVEISGLGILRNTARDAVPAS from the coding sequence ATGAAGATCGCCCGGTTCAGCCACGACGAAGCCATCATGTACGGGATCATCGACGAGCGCGAGCTCGTGGTGCTTGCCGGGGACCCGATGTTCACCGGGTACGAGACCACCGGCGCTCGGGTGCCGCTCGCGGATGCCGCCCTGCTCGCCCCGGTGATCCCGCGGTCGAAGGTCGTCTGCGTCGGCAAGAACTATCACGATCATGCCGCCGAGATGGGGGGAGAGGCCCCTGAGGAGCCCCTGCTGTTCCTCAAGCCGAACACCGCGGTGATCGGCCCCGGAGACGCGATCGTGCGGCCGACGCTCTCCGAGCGCACCGAGTACGAGGGCGAACTGGTCGTCGTGATCGGCAAGATCGCGAAGAACGTCAAGGCCGAGAATGCGCTCGACTACGTGCTCGGCTACACGATCGGCAACGACGTGACCGCTCGCGACCTCCAGCGCAAGGATGGTCAGTGGTCGCGCGCGAAGGGCTTCGACACGTTCTGCCCGCTGGGACCGGTTATCGAGACCGACTTCGACCCGGCGAACGCGACGATCGAGACGCGGGTGAACGGCGAGGTGCGCCAGCACGCCCCGCTCACCGACATGATCCACTCGGTACCGGCGATCATCGAGTACGCCTCGGCCGTGTTCACCCTGCTCCCCGGCGATGTCATCATGACCGGCACCCCGGCCGGTGTCGGCACGTTCGCGGCCGGTGACGTCGTCGAGGTCGAGATCTCGGGATTGGGCATTCTGCGCAACACCGCGCGCGACGCCGTTCCCGCGTCATGA
- a CDS encoding MFS transporter: MTDVALTAAQQTVVQRRTVLVLSFGQVLGGIAFGATVSLGALLAADISGNDALSGLATASVTLGAAACAIPLARLAARVGRRRALTLGNLFALVGIAVVILAAALRIFPLLLAGILMIGAGNAGNLQSRFAATDLAAPQHRGRDLSIVVWSTTIGGVAGPLLLGPGEIVGQAVGMPPQTGSYLFSFVAQCAALLLYIVALRPDPLLAAQRLAKASTAAAGAVAVDRPRVARYAIFAIAGSHVVMASVMAMTPVHLSHMAHGAGGMAASPADVSALVGITIALHVGGMYALSPVFGVLADRWGRLQVVLLGQVLLAGALAFAVFTGTEAWGVMVALILLGLGWSAATVAGAALLTEASAPELRTRRQGRSDSLMSLSAAAGSVLAGVVLSNFQYSGLGIAAFVLVVAIVALSPLARSGVR, encoded by the coding sequence ATGACCGATGTCGCCCTGACGGCGGCGCAGCAGACGGTGGTCCAGCGGCGCACCGTGCTGGTGCTGTCGTTCGGGCAGGTGCTCGGCGGCATCGCCTTCGGGGCCACGGTCTCGCTCGGCGCGCTTCTTGCTGCCGACATCTCGGGGAACGACGCGCTCTCCGGTTTGGCGACGGCTTCCGTGACGCTGGGAGCGGCGGCGTGCGCCATCCCGCTCGCCCGCCTCGCCGCGCGCGTCGGACGCCGCCGCGCGCTCACGCTCGGCAACCTGTTCGCGCTGGTCGGCATCGCGGTGGTGATCCTCGCCGCTGCCCTGCGGATCTTCCCCCTGCTGCTCGCCGGGATCCTGATGATCGGCGCAGGCAATGCGGGAAACCTCCAGTCGCGATTCGCGGCGACCGATCTCGCCGCCCCGCAGCACCGAGGCCGCGACCTGTCGATCGTCGTCTGGTCGACGACCATCGGCGGTGTCGCCGGCCCTCTGCTGCTGGGCCCTGGGGAGATCGTCGGGCAGGCGGTCGGGATGCCACCGCAGACGGGCTCGTATCTGTTCTCCTTCGTCGCGCAGTGCGCGGCGCTGCTGCTCTACATCGTCGCGCTGCGTCCTGATCCGCTTCTGGCGGCCCAGCGGCTCGCCAAGGCGTCGACCGCGGCCGCCGGAGCGGTGGCGGTGGATCGCCCGCGGGTCGCCCGCTATGCGATCTTCGCGATCGCCGGCTCTCATGTGGTGATGGCCTCGGTCATGGCCATGACTCCGGTGCACCTGTCGCACATGGCCCACGGCGCCGGGGGCATGGCCGCGAGTCCGGCAGATGTCTCGGCGCTCGTGGGGATCACGATCGCCCTGCACGTCGGTGGCATGTACGCCCTGTCCCCGGTCTTCGGTGTGCTGGCCGATCGATGGGGCCGACTGCAGGTCGTTCTGCTCGGACAGGTACTGCTCGCCGGAGCTCTCGCGTTCGCCGTGTTCACCGGTACGGAGGCGTGGGGCGTGATGGTGGCCCTCATCCTGCTGGGGCTGGGGTGGAGCGCGGCGACGGTCGCCGGCGCCGCACTGCTCACCGAGGCTTCGGCGCCCGAGCTGCGCACCCGCAGGCAGGGGCGCAGCGATTCGCTGATGAGCCTCTCGGCTGCCGCCGGGTCTGTGCTTGCCGGTGTGGTGCTGTCGAACTTCCAGTACTCGGGACTCGGCATCGCGGCTTTCGTCCTGGTCGTCGCGATCGTGGCGCTCTCCCCGCTCGCCCGCTCCGGCGTCCGATGA
- a CDS encoding class I SAM-dependent methyltransferase, with amino-acid sequence MKDWVGVGEAYSASYAALCAGTFSAMQRALGAPGGRSLLDVGAGDGRLAALWAETGWSVQACEPEESMRRVSRRERPQVDTIDAGLPDLPFADGAVDVVVANFVLNHVASPRRSAAELRRVSRGAVVATTWTLSPSWFWAEVTERARVTPFAGAKLPADEDFERTADGFARMLRDAGLERVVVTEHGWTWNADPDVLWHSVEGGVAGAGALYARLDADDRRRFRAAFERVVDERAAHGALPLEHRAAVAVSPFS; translated from the coding sequence ATGAAGGACTGGGTCGGCGTCGGCGAGGCATATTCCGCTTCCTACGCCGCACTCTGCGCAGGGACCTTCTCGGCGATGCAACGCGCACTCGGCGCACCGGGAGGGCGCAGCCTGCTCGATGTCGGCGCGGGCGACGGCAGGCTCGCTGCACTGTGGGCGGAGACGGGATGGAGCGTCCAGGCGTGCGAGCCCGAGGAGTCGATGCGTAGGGTGTCGCGCCGCGAGCGACCGCAGGTCGACACGATCGATGCGGGGCTGCCGGATCTGCCGTTCGCCGACGGTGCCGTCGATGTGGTGGTCGCGAACTTCGTCCTGAACCATGTCGCCTCTCCGCGCAGGTCAGCCGCCGAGCTGCGGCGCGTGAGCCGTGGCGCCGTGGTCGCGACGACCTGGACGCTCTCGCCCTCCTGGTTCTGGGCGGAGGTCACCGAGCGCGCGAGGGTGACCCCGTTCGCCGGTGCGAAGCTCCCGGCCGACGAGGATTTCGAGCGGACCGCCGACGGCTTCGCGCGGATGCTGCGGGACGCGGGTCTGGAGCGCGTGGTCGTCACCGAGCACGGCTGGACCTGGAACGCGGACCCGGATGTGCTCTGGCATTCGGTCGAAGGGGGCGTCGCCGGGGCCGGTGCTCTCTATGCCCGTCTCGACGCCGATGATCGTCGGCGATTCCGTGCGGCGTTCGAGCGCGTCGTGGATGAGCGCGCTGCGCACGGCGCGCTCCCGCTCGAGCATCGTGCGGCCGTGGCTGTGAGCCCATTTTCCTGA
- the gltX gene encoding glutamate--tRNA ligase, with amino-acid sequence MATPHPLTTTVSGADVRVRFCPSPTGLPHVGMVRTALYNWAYARHNGGKMVFRIEDTDAARDSEESFRQLVDALTWLKIDWDEGVEVGGPHAPYRQSERHDIYREVIDKLIATGALYESFSTAEEIDARNEAAGRAKQLGYDNFDRDLTEEQKEAFRAEGRQPALRLRVPDEDVTYVDLIRGEVTFPAGSFPDFVVVRPNGVPLYTFVNPVDDALMGITHVLRGEDLMPSTARQLSLYAALIDAGVTTFVPRFAHMPLVLGETGNKKLSKRDPQADLFLHRDRGFIPEGLLNYLALLGWSIGPDRDVFSLDEFTAAFDIVNVNPNPARFDQKKAESINGDHIRMLGEKDFAERTIPYLAAAGLFDEPTHEQLVTAFRVAPLVQERVQLLGEVPGMVGFLFADEVTYAEDALKGLPANAAEVLDACVVALEPLEEFTPEKIQEALAAELVEKLELKPRIAYGPPRVAITGRRISPPLFESMELLGKEESLRRLRSLSAFLAS; translated from the coding sequence ATGGCTACCCCTCACCCCCTCACCACGACTGTCAGTGGTGCCGACGTCCGCGTCCGCTTCTGCCCCTCGCCGACCGGACTGCCGCATGTCGGCATGGTCCGCACGGCTCTCTACAACTGGGCCTACGCCCGTCACAACGGCGGGAAGATGGTGTTCCGCATCGAGGACACCGACGCCGCCCGTGACAGCGAGGAGAGCTTCCGCCAGCTGGTCGATGCTCTGACCTGGCTCAAGATCGACTGGGATGAGGGCGTCGAGGTCGGCGGACCGCACGCTCCGTACCGGCAGTCCGAGCGTCATGACATCTATCGCGAGGTGATCGACAAGCTCATCGCCACGGGCGCCCTCTACGAGAGCTTCTCCACGGCCGAGGAGATCGACGCGCGCAACGAGGCCGCAGGCCGTGCCAAGCAGCTCGGCTACGACAACTTCGACCGCGATCTCACCGAGGAGCAGAAGGAGGCGTTCCGCGCCGAGGGTCGCCAGCCTGCGCTGCGCCTGCGGGTACCGGACGAGGACGTCACCTACGTCGACCTGATCCGCGGCGAGGTCACCTTCCCCGCCGGCTCGTTCCCCGACTTCGTGGTCGTGCGTCCGAACGGCGTGCCGCTGTACACCTTCGTGAACCCGGTCGACGACGCCCTGATGGGCATCACCCACGTGCTGCGTGGCGAGGACCTCATGCCCTCGACCGCACGCCAGCTCTCTCTGTACGCCGCGCTCATCGACGCGGGCGTCACGACGTTCGTGCCGCGCTTCGCGCACATGCCCCTGGTGTTGGGAGAGACCGGCAACAAGAAGCTCTCCAAGCGCGACCCGCAGGCCGACCTGTTCCTGCACCGGGACCGCGGCTTCATCCCCGAGGGGCTGCTCAATTACCTCGCGCTGCTCGGCTGGTCGATCGGTCCCGACCGCGACGTGTTCTCGCTCGACGAGTTCACGGCCGCGTTCGACATCGTCAACGTCAACCCGAACCCGGCCCGTTTCGACCAGAAGAAGGCCGAGTCGATCAACGGCGACCACATCCGGATGCTGGGGGAGAAGGACTTCGCCGAGCGCACGATCCCGTATCTCGCCGCGGCCGGTCTGTTCGACGAGCCCACGCACGAGCAGCTGGTGACGGCCTTCCGCGTCGCACCTCTCGTGCAGGAGCGCGTGCAGCTGCTGGGCGAGGTCCCCGGCATGGTGGGCTTCCTGTTCGCCGACGAGGTCACGTACGCCGAGGATGCGCTCAAGGGGCTGCCGGCGAACGCCGCCGAGGTGCTCGATGCCTGCGTCGTCGCGCTCGAGCCGCTGGAGGAGTTCACGCCGGAGAAGATCCAGGAGGCCCTGGCCGCGGAGCTGGTCGAGAAGCTCGAGCTCAAGCCGCGCATCGCCTACGGCCCGCCGCGCGTGGCCATCACGGGCCGCCGGATCTCCCCGCCGCTGTTCGAGTCGATGGAGCTGCTGGGCAAGGAGGAGTCGCTTCGTCGTCTGCGCTCCCTGTCGGCGTTCCTCGCCAGCTGA
- a CDS encoding LamG domain-containing protein: MLTPDDPMKTRPRPEPARRRALGGGVIAAAAALTLLLPALPAAAIAPMADPASLPATEPMTPQRIEAANDAYNDAEATLEFITMSDTELGGSATADKTSEQVAYEGAKPHFQALRSWAEAKGFEPRVVVDNGDVVGANDPEHSAHLAGDSEKVAGWYRAVERVMRETFPESQVLLTQGNHDIADLMGTTFEAARSNAPAGAPEWFYPNADTGYVSNFHTTIEGIDFIGLDYNGTNTFGYSGQRSGYQAYLRSTLQEIAAKPDYDPASPIFVSIHSGYAGTSLGGPFHADYDMAGPDLQRILADYPQVMLGSAHTHFSSNPETSIFQKDFTVYENASMNYIYQDVPADFIGGGYFGGNQGDAAAGVPQKSANFVSVLTDGRTVIRRFDVTHQRWIGMPWVIDTTEGKSGFTYTADQRSTVAPWWGAAAVTASDIAEESLTLRFDQAKDDELVNHYEVEIRDQAGNPVPFTANQVPDFGSNAPKSVAGSFKAYSRFYMTPNTMGFDIRGLKAAKNYTVTVTAYDDFQNASEPLTGIVRTAGELVFPDFPEVPAPAPDGEFLHLAFEGDLGDTGAHAGTAPAAKPVGSVSYVDTDRPGASGTAVRIGGGASNYIDLGSRPEFELGTDKDLTIGFWTKVTGVSGYGAIISNKNWANWYRSGINLAPEGTNTGKLEFTLGDGTNGVYATGDVGDYRGSWHHMTVTVDRTRNVASTYLDGVQAKEMSIAGIGSMTSGLNMLVGVDGSKSYGIGLDMDDLRMWDTALTGTEVAALFAAGDSTAENAALTQAVEYATELMNANEVEAANGRVFDQTLGEALATATSNSAALLAGEAAPLDRRAAAAPTSEQLRTSFDALKAAVDAVEAQTVRFSYRTEVRGGAVSPAEGVADRGGQVRLTLTPAAGFRIAGSTVTASGVDSFAIEGSDLVLTGVQSRVLASVEFAAVDAGTPGEGGDGGTGNGSPGDGHGTATKPGADSSPDPLATTGADGAIGWVWTGLALTLLAAGTWLLHLRRRSA; this comes from the coding sequence ATGCTGACCCCTGATGATCCGATGAAGACGCGCCCCCGCCCCGAACCGGCACGGCGCCGTGCTCTGGGCGGAGGGGTGATCGCCGCCGCTGCAGCGCTCACCCTGCTCCTGCCCGCCCTGCCCGCCGCGGCGATCGCACCGATGGCGGACCCCGCCTCCCTTCCTGCCACCGAGCCGATGACCCCGCAGCGCATCGAGGCCGCGAACGACGCCTACAACGATGCGGAGGCGACGCTCGAGTTCATCACGATGTCCGACACCGAGCTCGGTGGCTCCGCCACGGCCGACAAGACATCGGAGCAGGTCGCCTACGAGGGGGCGAAGCCGCACTTCCAGGCGTTGCGCTCCTGGGCAGAGGCGAAGGGGTTCGAACCCCGCGTCGTCGTCGACAACGGCGACGTCGTCGGCGCGAACGATCCCGAGCACTCCGCTCACCTCGCCGGCGACAGCGAGAAGGTCGCCGGCTGGTACCGCGCGGTCGAACGCGTCATGCGCGAGACGTTCCCAGAGTCGCAGGTGCTTCTGACACAGGGCAACCACGACATCGCCGATCTGATGGGCACGACGTTCGAGGCCGCACGCTCGAACGCGCCCGCTGGTGCGCCGGAGTGGTTCTACCCGAACGCCGACACCGGCTACGTGAGCAACTTCCACACGACGATCGAGGGCATCGACTTCATCGGCCTCGACTACAACGGCACGAACACGTTCGGATACAGCGGCCAGCGCTCCGGCTACCAGGCCTACCTCCGCAGCACGCTCCAGGAGATCGCGGCGAAGCCCGACTACGACCCGGCCTCGCCGATCTTCGTCTCGATCCACAGCGGGTACGCCGGCACCTCGCTGGGTGGCCCCTTCCATGCCGACTACGACATGGCAGGACCCGATCTGCAGCGCATCCTCGCGGACTACCCGCAGGTGATGCTGGGTTCCGCGCACACCCATTTCTCATCGAACCCGGAGACGAGCATCTTCCAGAAGGACTTCACCGTCTACGAGAACGCGTCGATGAACTACATCTACCAAGATGTCCCCGCTGACTTCATCGGCGGCGGCTACTTCGGCGGCAACCAGGGCGATGCCGCCGCCGGGGTCCCGCAGAAGAGCGCGAACTTCGTGTCTGTGCTCACCGACGGGCGCACGGTCATCCGCCGATTCGATGTCACCCATCAGCGGTGGATCGGCATGCCCTGGGTCATCGACACGACCGAGGGCAAGAGCGGCTTCACGTACACCGCGGATCAGCGCAGCACGGTCGCACCGTGGTGGGGTGCCGCTGCCGTGACCGCGAGCGACATCGCAGAGGAGTCCCTCACGCTGCGCTTCGACCAGGCGAAGGACGATGAGCTCGTGAACCACTACGAGGTCGAGATCCGCGACCAGGCCGGCAACCCCGTGCCGTTCACGGCGAATCAGGTGCCCGACTTCGGAAGCAACGCCCCGAAGTCCGTCGCCGGTTCGTTCAAGGCGTACTCGCGGTTCTACATGACCCCGAACACGATGGGCTTCGACATCCGCGGCCTGAAGGCGGCGAAGAACTACACCGTCACGGTCACCGCCTACGATGACTTCCAGAACGCGTCCGAGCCGCTCACCGGCATCGTGCGCACGGCCGGCGAGCTCGTCTTCCCCGACTTCCCGGAGGTACCGGCGCCTGCGCCGGACGGCGAATTCCTGCACCTCGCCTTCGAGGGCGATCTCGGAGACACCGGCGCACACGCGGGCACGGCTCCCGCGGCGAAGCCGGTCGGATCGGTCTCCTATGTCGACACCGACCGCCCCGGCGCGTCGGGAACGGCGGTACGCATCGGCGGCGGCGCGAGCAACTACATCGACCTCGGATCCCGCCCCGAGTTCGAACTCGGCACGGACAAGGACCTCACCATCGGCTTCTGGACGAAGGTCACAGGAGTCAGCGGCTACGGCGCGATCATCAGCAACAAGAACTGGGCGAACTGGTACCGCTCCGGCATCAACCTCGCGCCGGAGGGAACCAACACCGGCAAGCTCGAGTTCACCCTCGGCGACGGCACGAACGGCGTATATGCGACCGGTGATGTCGGCGACTACCGGGGTTCGTGGCACCACATGACCGTGACCGTGGATCGCACGCGCAACGTGGCGAGCACTTACCTGGACGGCGTGCAGGCCAAGGAGATGAGCATCGCGGGCATCGGCAGCATGACCAGTGGTCTGAACATGCTCGTGGGCGTCGACGGCAGCAAGAGCTACGGCATCGGTCTCGACATGGACGACCTGCGGATGTGGGACACGGCGTTGACCGGAACCGAGGTCGCCGCCCTGTTCGCGGCGGGCGACTCCACCGCCGAGAACGCCGCGCTCACCCAGGCCGTGGAGTACGCCACCGAGCTGATGAACGCGAACGAGGTCGAGGCCGCCAACGGCCGGGTCTTCGATCAGACCCTCGGCGAGGCGCTCGCCACCGCGACGTCGAACAGTGCCGCTCTGCTCGCAGGGGAAGCAGCCCCGCTCGACCGACGTGCCGCAGCGGCGCCGACGAGCGAGCAGCTTCGTACGAGCTTCGATGCACTGAAGGCCGCCGTCGACGCGGTGGAGGCTCAGACCGTGCGCTTCAGCTATCGCACCGAGGTGCGCGGGGGCGCCGTCTCGCCCGCAGAGGGCGTCGCCGATCGTGGGGGCCAGGTGCGGCTGACCCTCACCCCGGCGGCCGGTTTCCGGATCGCGGGTTCCACGGTCACGGCCAGCGGCGTCGACAGCTTCGCCATCGAGGGGTCGGACCTGGTGCTGACCGGCGTCCAGAGCAGAGTGCTCGCCTCGGTGGAGTTCGCCGCGGTCGACGCGGGAACACCTGGAGAGGGCGGCGACGGAGGCACCGGGAACGGAAGCCCCGGCGACGGGCACGGCACCGCCACGAAGCCCGGAGCCGACAGCTCTCCCGACCCCCTGGCGACGACCGGCGCAGACGGCGCGATCGGCTGGGTCTGGACGGGCCTTGCCCTCACTCTGCTGGCCGCGGGCACGTGGCTGCTCCACCTGCGCCGCCGCTCGGCCTGA
- a CDS encoding HAD family hydrolase → MTPSTPSSDHRPSAQPAAVLFDLDGTLVDSERLWLDAIRARLALDGAAVSSAQLVEFEGLSSIEAAHALIEVGGLSARAAEVAADLEALTIDAFADRLSWVSGAEEALGHLRGEGIRIALVTSSTHRWVDAVAESLALGAFDVVVTADDVQHTKPDPEPYLQAFDLLGIDPGTCLVFEDSEVGVRAAVAAGSRVVQVRADLRATSGATACIPDLRPVTAAWVASVMALEPALP, encoded by the coding sequence GTGACCCCGTCGACGCCCTCCTCCGATCACCGCCCTTCCGCGCAGCCCGCTGCCGTGCTCTTCGACCTCGACGGCACGCTCGTCGACAGCGAGCGGCTGTGGCTCGACGCGATCCGCGCCCGGCTCGCGCTCGACGGCGCGGCGGTCTCGTCTGCACAGCTCGTCGAGTTCGAGGGTCTCTCCAGCATCGAGGCCGCCCACGCGCTGATCGAGGTCGGCGGCCTGTCCGCCCGAGCCGCCGAGGTCGCCGCCGACCTCGAGGCGCTCACGATCGACGCCTTCGCCGACCGCCTGTCGTGGGTCTCCGGCGCCGAGGAGGCGCTCGGACACCTCCGCGGAGAAGGGATCCGCATCGCGCTGGTGACGAGCTCGACGCACCGCTGGGTCGATGCGGTCGCCGAAAGCCTCGCTCTGGGCGCATTCGACGTCGTCGTCACGGCTGATGACGTGCAGCACACGAAGCCGGATCCCGAGCCCTATCTGCAGGCATTCGATCTGCTCGGCATCGACCCCGGCACCTGCCTGGTGTTCGAGGACTCGGAGGTCGGAGTCCGGGCCGCCGTCGCGGCCGGAAGCCGGGTCGTACAGGTACGAGCCGATCTGCGCGCCACGAGCGGCGCGACCGCGTGCATCCCCGACCTCCGCCCTGTGACCGCCGCGTGGGTGGCCTCGGTGATGGCCCTCGAGCCCGCACTCCCCTGA
- a CDS encoding GntR family transcriptional regulator, with protein sequence MSDLMTRIIDGEFAPDSRLPSETKLGHHYGSTRGTVRRALAGLEERGLVSPVQGTGWIVRSGRPSQSFEELRSFAQWARSKGMTPGGLVRRKEFGEATAAEARRLWVSPRARVLRVTRTRSIDGRDVMLERTSYPDWIADRVAAIADDEASVVEALTRDFGVVTAFAEHAIDAVPVSSADATLLGVRRASPLLRVRRVSYASAGEPIEYGEDRYLPDAVTFLVTASRESTPLTRTEFSR encoded by the coding sequence ATGAGCGATCTGATGACCAGGATCATCGACGGAGAGTTCGCCCCGGATTCCCGGCTTCCGTCCGAGACGAAGCTGGGGCACCATTACGGCTCGACCCGGGGAACGGTGCGCCGAGCACTCGCGGGGCTCGAGGAGCGAGGGCTGGTGTCGCCGGTTCAGGGCACGGGCTGGATCGTGCGTTCGGGGCGTCCGAGCCAGTCGTTCGAAGAGCTGCGGTCGTTCGCCCAGTGGGCGCGGTCGAAGGGGATGACACCCGGAGGGCTGGTGCGACGCAAGGAGTTCGGAGAGGCGACAGCAGCCGAGGCGCGCCGTCTGTGGGTGAGCCCGAGGGCACGGGTGCTCCGCGTGACGAGGACGCGCAGCATCGACGGGCGCGACGTCATGCTGGAGCGCACCTCCTATCCCGACTGGATCGCCGATCGGGTCGCCGCGATCGCCGACGACGAGGCCTCGGTCGTCGAGGCGCTCACTCGCGACTTCGGCGTCGTGACCGCCTTCGCCGAGCACGCCATCGACGCTGTCCCGGTCTCCAGTGCGGACGCCACCCTGCTCGGGGTCCGTCGCGCGAGCCCGCTGCTGCGTGTGCGCCGGGTGAGTTACGCCTCGGCCGGTGAACCGATCGAGTACGGGGAGGATCGCTACCTTCCGGATGCCGTGACGTTCCTGGTCACGGCATCGCGGGAGAGCACGCCGCTCACGCGTACCGAGTTCTCGCGGTAG
- a CDS encoding DUF3375 domain-containing protein, with product MTGTRAEAAFSRAVTAFSTPTLDLLHGRFAPFVVASLSLLFTADRASIPIADAQAELSEILDELRGAGDDEDDRRVPAGTGRDVARNWVRLGWLVQQIDEDIEVYRLSAHAVEALEIAGRTGGGRTRVSNSRVRTLLEAVEHLADSAEADPLRRLARLREERAALDAEIDRIEESGRADPLDDEELYEEAENVLHLARELPADFTRVAESLKLMQRDVVAHLRRDERPTGEVLREYLQRAQDVMNSTPEGRAFAGALRLIGDPDRIDALTEQLHGLLRQPFARMLDATQRAELDAIGRRVELGVEEVLAAQRRASHVITGQVKTHDPLRDRQIDDLLRDVIAALHVWDGTGASAAPVRSLPLIDLGHLRQTVSSIRPPAVPAPLADAEDVEFPDVDTRAWGGPRYAELEEYVSNLGPEFDLATAFEDAADDTRRPVDLVGLLEIAHRNGMTESDAVSVVEALRPDGSTRRFAFGAVTARNPKEEAHA from the coding sequence GTGACAGGAACACGAGCAGAAGCGGCATTCTCCCGCGCTGTCACCGCATTCAGCACTCCTACGCTCGATCTGCTGCACGGTCGCTTCGCGCCCTTCGTGGTGGCGTCGCTCTCGCTTCTGTTCACCGCCGACCGGGCATCCATCCCGATCGCCGATGCGCAGGCCGAGCTCTCCGAGATCCTCGACGAGTTGCGGGGAGCGGGCGACGATGAGGACGACCGTCGGGTACCGGCGGGGACGGGACGCGACGTCGCCAGGAACTGGGTGCGGCTGGGCTGGCTGGTGCAGCAGATCGATGAGGACATCGAGGTGTACCGGCTGTCCGCGCACGCGGTGGAGGCACTGGAGATCGCGGGACGCACGGGCGGAGGCCGCACGCGTGTCTCCAACTCACGGGTGCGCACGCTCCTCGAAGCCGTGGAGCATCTGGCCGACAGTGCCGAGGCCGATCCCCTTCGCCGGCTCGCCCGTCTGCGTGAGGAGCGCGCCGCGCTCGACGCTGAGATCGACCGGATCGAGGAATCGGGCCGGGCCGATCCGCTGGACGACGAAGAGCTCTACGAGGAAGCCGAGAACGTGCTGCATCTGGCGCGCGAGCTCCCGGCCGACTTCACACGGGTCGCCGAGTCCCTCAAGCTGATGCAGCGCGACGTCGTCGCCCATCTGCGCCGCGACGAGCGGCCGACGGGTGAGGTGCTCCGCGAATACCTCCAGCGCGCGCAGGACGTGATGAACTCGACGCCGGAGGGGCGCGCGTTCGCCGGTGCCCTGAGACTCATCGGCGATCCGGACCGCATCGATGCGCTCACCGAACAGCTGCACGGCCTGCTCCGGCAGCCGTTCGCCCGCATGCTCGACGCCACCCAGCGTGCCGAACTCGATGCGATCGGGCGTCGAGTGGAACTCGGCGTCGAGGAGGTCCTCGCCGCGCAGCGGCGGGCATCCCATGTCATCACTGGCCAGGTGAAGACCCATGATCCGCTGCGGGACCGTCAGATCGACGACCTGCTCCGCGACGTCATCGCCGCGCTCCACGTCTGGGATGGCACGGGGGCGAGCGCTGCGCCGGTGCGCAGCCTCCCACTCATCGATCTGGGTCACCTCAGACAGACGGTGAGCAGCATCCGCCCTCCCGCCGTCCCCGCCCCGCTCGCGGATGCCGAGGATGTCGAGTTCCCCGATGTCGACACGCGAGCGTGGGGTGGTCCGAGGTATGCGGAGCTCGAAGAGTACGTCTCGAACCTCGGCCCGGAGTTCGATCTCGCGACCGCTTTCGAGGACGCCGCCGACGACACCCGCCGGCCCGTCGACCTCGTCGGACTGCTCGAGATCGCTCATCGCAACGGCATGACCGAGAGCGATGCGGTCTCGGTCGTCGAGGCGCTGCGTCCCGACGGCTCGACACGACGTTTCGCGTTCGGCGCCGTCACGGCGCGCAACCCGAAGGAAGAAGCACATGCCTGA